The proteins below come from a single Nostoc sp. KVJ3 genomic window:
- a CDS encoding heavy metal translocating P-type ATPase, with protein sequence MKQKLHSESSDCCNCGHDHHENHNHAHNHNHDENHNHDHEGEFNLKKEILPLVAIFSLYAPGVIFENQLHNTFYSIGEYLLFIPAYLLSGWSVLKTAGRNILRGRVFDETFLMTVATLGAIAIHKLPEAVGVMLFYKIGELFQDIAVSRSRSSIKALLEVRPDYANIQTNGEIKKVSPETVNIDDIIIVKPGEKIPLDGEIIDGNSQVDTSALTGESVPRTVRLGETVLAGMINKTGVLSIRVTKLFDDSSIAKILDLVQNAKSKKAETEKFITKFARYYTPIVVFTSLAVAILPPLFISDATSSQWVYRALILLVISCPCGLVISIPLGYFGGVGGAARRGILVKGSTFLDTLNSVNTVVFDKTGTLTKGIFKVAEIVPKNGYNEQELLQLAAKVESHSNHPIAQSILKAYGRKIDEFEVRDYEEIAGYGIRAKVENQVAIAGSDRLLHRENIAHDNCQLEGTVIHLAVNNIYAGYIVIADEVKEDARHAIQALKRMGVQRTVMLTGDNQAIASRIAEQLGIDAYEAELLPEDKVYALEKLLSTAGKHGKVAFVGDGINDAPVIARADVGIAMGGLGSDAAIATADVVIMTDAPSKVAEAIQIARKTRKIVWQNIGFALAIKGLFIGLGIFGIATMWEAVFADVGVAMLAILNATRAMK encoded by the coding sequence ATGAAGCAAAAACTACATTCAGAATCTTCAGATTGTTGCAACTGTGGACATGACCATCACGAGAATCATAACCATGCTCATAATCACAATCATGATGAGAATCATAACCATGACCACGAGGGAGAATTCAATCTGAAAAAAGAGATTTTGCCTTTGGTAGCGATTTTCAGTTTATACGCGCCTGGTGTGATTTTTGAAAATCAATTGCACAATACATTCTACTCAATTGGTGAATATCTGCTTTTCATTCCTGCTTATTTATTAAGTGGATGGAGTGTTTTAAAAACTGCTGGGCGTAATATTCTTAGAGGTAGAGTATTTGATGAAACCTTTTTGATGACAGTAGCGACACTAGGTGCGATCGCAATTCATAAATTACCCGAAGCTGTCGGAGTAATGCTATTTTATAAAATTGGCGAATTGTTCCAGGATATTGCCGTCAGTCGTTCTCGTAGTTCCATCAAAGCCTTATTAGAAGTCCGCCCAGATTATGCAAATATTCAAACAAACGGAGAAATCAAGAAAGTATCTCCAGAAACAGTAAATATTGATGATATTATCATTGTTAAACCTGGAGAAAAGATTCCCTTAGATGGCGAAATTATAGATGGTAATTCACAAGTTGATACATCTGCATTAACCGGAGAATCTGTCCCGCGAACGGTGAGGCTGGGTGAGACAGTTTTGGCTGGGATGATTAATAAAACCGGTGTTCTCAGCATTAGAGTCACCAAACTATTTGATGACTCTTCCATCGCCAAGATTTTAGATTTGGTGCAAAATGCCAAAAGTAAAAAAGCCGAAACAGAAAAATTTATTACCAAATTTGCCCGATATTATACGCCGATAGTAGTTTTTACATCTTTAGCAGTTGCAATATTACCTCCTTTATTCATTTCTGATGCAACTTCTTCCCAATGGGTTTATCGCGCCCTGATTTTACTAGTTATCTCCTGTCCGTGTGGACTGGTTATCAGTATTCCGTTAGGTTATTTTGGAGGTGTAGGAGGTGCTGCTAGACGCGGTATTTTAGTTAAAGGCTCTACTTTTCTAGACACCCTCAATTCAGTCAATACGGTTGTTTTTGATAAAACTGGAACCTTAACTAAAGGTATATTTAAAGTAGCCGAAATAGTCCCAAAAAATGGCTACAATGAACAAGAATTACTACAATTAGCTGCCAAAGTAGAATCGCACTCAAATCATCCCATAGCTCAATCTATTCTTAAAGCTTATGGAAGAAAAATCGATGAATTTGAGGTGAGAGATTATGAAGAGATAGCAGGTTATGGAATTAGAGCCAAGGTTGAAAATCAGGTAGCGATCGCGGGGAGCGATCGCCTACTCCACAGAGAGAATATTGCTCATGATAATTGCCAGTTAGAGGGAACAGTTATTCATCTAGCAGTGAATAATATTTATGCTGGATATATTGTGATTGCTGATGAAGTTAAAGAAGATGCGAGACACGCTATTCAAGCACTCAAGAGAATGGGTGTACAGAGAACAGTAATGTTGACAGGAGATAATCAAGCGATCGCTTCCCGGATTGCTGAACAGCTAGGCATAGATGCTTACGAAGCAGAGTTATTACCAGAAGATAAAGTTTATGCCCTTGAAAAATTACTCAGCACTGCCGGCAAGCATGGTAAAGTTGCCTTTGTTGGGGATGGCATTAACGACGCGCCAGTGATTGCTAGAGCCGATGTTGGTATAGCAATGGGTGGCTTAGGCTCAGATGCAGCGATCGCAACTGCTGATGTTGTCATCATGACAGATGCGCCATCCAAAGTGGCAGAAGCGATCCAAATCGCCAGAAAAACCCGTAAAATTGTTTGGCAAAATATTGGTTTTGCTTTAGCAATTAAAGGTTTATTTATTGGATTGGGTATTTTCGGTATAGCGACAATGTGGGAAGCCGTCTTTGCTGATGTTGGAGTAGCAATGCTGGCAATTTTAAACGCAACTAGAGCGATGAAATAA
- a CDS encoding DEAD/DEAH box helicase — translation MNYPAPSPELDLGSIFPFDLDQFQKEAIASLNAGRSVVVCAPTGSGKTLVGEYAIYRALARGKRVFYTTPLKALSNQKLRDFREKFGFDQVGLLTGDASIHRDAPILVMTTEIFRNMLYGTPIGQVGISLVDVEAVILDECHYMNDRQRGTVWEESIIYCPREVQLAALSATVANSDQLTDWLNRVHGPTDLIYSDFRPVPLEFHFCNPKGLFPLLNDSKTKINPRLLQKKKGRGGERERGRSGRPEAPGIIYTLSQLEQRDMLPAIYFIFSRRGCDKAVAEVGDLWLVNSEESQILREQIDDFLARNPEAGRSGQIAPLYRGIAAHHAGILPAWKALVEELFQQGLIKVVFATETLAAGINMPARTTVISTLSKRTDTGHRLLNASEFLQMAGRAGRRGMDKQGYVVTVQTPFEGAKEAAYLGTSKPDPLVSQFTPSYGMVLNLLQTHTLEQTRELIERSFGQYMATLHLRPEYDEMAELEKQLAQLHEQIAAVDENELAIYEKLRQRLKVERQILKTLQEQAQDDRQEELGMMLDFAVSGTLLSLKGKNITVSSPVTAVLVGKSPGSGQAPYLVCLGHDNRWYVATTGDVVDLYAELPRIEVSPDILPPPEMPLKPGQSRRGNEESFAIAVRIPNPIESLHLAPEVAEQLSRTAAVQEQLEAHPLHQSGNAATLFKRRARYVELEAELEQLQGQVEQQSQRHWEEFLNLIAILQHFGALDNLVPTVLGRIAAAIRGENELWLGLVFASGELDNLDPHHLAAAAAGLVMETPRPDSKVNFELSNEVGEALAKLRGIRRQMFQLQRRYNVALPIWLEFELIAIVEQWALGMEWIELCENTTLDEGDVVRILRRTLDLLSQIPHVPHLPDSFQRNAHRAMQLIDRFPVNEVVE, via the coding sequence GTGAATTATCCTGCGCCGTCTCCAGAACTTGACTTAGGGTCTATATTTCCCTTTGATCTGGATCAGTTTCAAAAAGAAGCGATCGCGTCCCTAAACGCCGGACGCTCCGTAGTCGTGTGTGCGCCCACAGGTTCGGGCAAAACATTAGTTGGGGAATATGCCATTTATCGCGCCCTGGCGAGAGGAAAACGTGTATTTTACACAACTCCCCTAAAGGCGCTGTCGAATCAAAAATTACGTGACTTTCGAGAAAAATTCGGGTTTGATCAAGTCGGACTGTTAACTGGAGATGCCTCCATTCACAGGGATGCACCGATTTTAGTGATGACCACAGAAATTTTCCGAAATATGCTCTATGGCACACCCATCGGGCAAGTCGGTATCTCATTAGTAGACGTGGAAGCGGTAATACTTGATGAGTGCCACTACATGAACGATCGCCAGCGCGGTACAGTTTGGGAAGAATCTATCATCTATTGTCCCCGAGAAGTGCAACTGGCAGCCCTCTCAGCAACGGTTGCCAACAGCGATCAACTCACCGATTGGTTAAATCGCGTTCACGGCCCAACTGACCTGATTTACTCCGATTTTCGCCCAGTTCCCTTAGAATTTCACTTTTGCAATCCCAAAGGGTTATTTCCCCTGCTGAATGATAGCAAAACCAAAATTAACCCCCGTCTTCTTCAGAAGAAGAAGGGCAGAGGGGGAGAAAGGGAAAGGGGAAGAAGTGGTAGACCGGAAGCTCCTGGTATAATTTATACCTTGAGCCAGTTAGAGCAACGGGATATGCTACCAGCCATTTACTTTATATTCAGCCGCCGGGGATGTGATAAAGCGGTGGCAGAAGTAGGTGATTTATGGCTGGTAAATAGTGAAGAGTCCCAAATTTTACGGGAACAGATTGATGACTTTTTAGCCCGCAATCCTGAAGCGGGGCGTTCTGGACAAATTGCACCTCTGTACCGGGGAATTGCTGCCCACCATGCCGGAATTTTGCCTGCTTGGAAAGCACTGGTAGAAGAACTATTTCAGCAAGGGCTGATTAAAGTAGTATTCGCCACTGAGACGCTAGCTGCGGGAATTAATATGCCCGCCCGAACAACGGTAATTTCTACCCTTTCCAAGCGGACTGACACCGGACACCGCCTGTTGAATGCTTCCGAATTCTTGCAAATGGCAGGACGAGCAGGCCGCCGGGGGATGGATAAACAAGGTTATGTGGTGACAGTCCAAACTCCCTTTGAAGGAGCTAAAGAAGCGGCGTATTTGGGAACATCCAAGCCAGACCCCCTCGTAAGCCAGTTTACGCCCAGTTATGGCATGGTACTCAACTTGCTGCAAACTCATACCCTAGAGCAAACTAGGGAACTGATAGAGCGCAGTTTTGGACAGTACATGGCCACCTTGCATTTAAGGCCAGAATACGATGAGATGGCCGAACTGGAAAAACAATTAGCTCAACTTCACGAGCAAATCGCCGCAGTTGATGAAAATGAACTGGCTATTTATGAGAAATTGCGGCAACGCTTAAAAGTGGAACGTCAGATATTAAAAACCCTGCAAGAGCAAGCGCAGGATGATAGACAAGAAGAATTGGGGATGATGTTGGACTTTGCAGTGTCAGGAACTCTGTTAAGTCTCAAGGGCAAAAACATTACAGTATCTTCACCAGTAACCGCAGTGTTGGTGGGAAAATCGCCTGGTTCTGGTCAAGCTCCTTACTTGGTATGCTTGGGGCATGATAATCGCTGGTATGTGGCAACCACAGGGGATGTAGTCGATTTATATGCTGAACTGCCGCGAATTGAAGTGTCACCAGATATACTACCACCGCCAGAGATGCCCTTGAAACCAGGACAGTCGCGCCGTGGTAACGAAGAAAGCTTTGCGATCGCAGTGCGTATTCCCAATCCGATAGAATCTTTGCATCTGGCACCAGAAGTAGCAGAACAACTCAGTCGCACTGCTGCTGTCCAAGAGCAATTAGAAGCTCATCCCCTACATCAATCAGGCAATGCTGCCACACTTTTCAAGCGTCGAGCCCGTTATGTAGAACTAGAAGCCGAACTTGAACAGTTGCAAGGGCAAGTAGAGCAACAATCACAACGCCATTGGGAAGAATTTCTCAATTTAATTGCAATTCTGCAACACTTTGGTGCTTTAGATAACTTAGTGCCCACAGTGTTAGGGCGAATTGCTGCCGCCATCCGGGGTGAAAATGAATTGTGGTTGGGTTTAGTATTCGCTAGTGGTGAATTAGACAACTTAGATCCCCACCATTTAGCCGCCGCCGCCGCCGGTTTGGTGATGGAAACGCCCCGTCCAGATAGTAAGGTTAACTTTGAGCTTAGTAATGAAGTGGGAGAAGCCTTAGCAAAATTGCGGGGAATTCGCCGCCAAATGTTCCAACTACAACGGCGGTATAATGTAGCGCTGCCTATATGGTTGGAGTTTGAGTTAATTGCGATCGTGGAACAATGGGCGCTAGGAATGGAGTGGATAGAACTCTGCGAGAATACTACCTTAGATGAAGGCGATGTGGTGAGAATTCTCCGCCGGACGCTGGATTTATTATCACAAATACCCCACGTTCCCCATTTACCAGACTCTTTTCAGCGTAATGCACACCGAGCGATGCAGTTGATTGATAGATTCCCCGTGAATGAAGTAGTTGAATGA